GCAACACATTTCTTTTGGGATTTCTCTTAATGACATCAACAACCTCAGAGACAGAACTTGGCCCAGTTTTAGGCAAATCAATTCCATTAATAGCAAGAATTACATCACCAGGAAGCAACCCATCTCGAGAAGCAGCTGAAAAGGCTCGAACTTCAGGCACAAGCACACCAGGAAAGGCCTCTTGCACAGGCAAACCAACTGATAATACTTGAACAAAGATGATTGCATatgcaaatataatattgGCAATAACACCAGCTGATATCACTATTACCCTATCCAATATTGGTCTATTCTTCAGTAAATTCTTATCGTCCGGTGGAATATCACTCTCAGGATCATTATCAGGAAAACCAACGAACCCTCCTAAAGGAAAAGCTCTAACAGAGTATTCTACATTCTTTGCGTTAAATTTAGCTAAAATTGGACCAAACCCAACAGCAAATTTACTTACATGAATTCCCTGCAGGTAAGCAGCAAGAAAGTGACCACTTTCATGAACAATAATTATAGCTGTCAACACACTAGCTGCCTCAAGAACTGATTCAAAGTTGCTAAAATCAAACCCAGAAACAGCCCATGACCTGAAATCAAGCCTTTTGCCAAGTGGGTATCTACCAAAAACGTGTTTCTTGGAGTGAAAGTGAAGACTGAGGTGTGAGGATGGTAATGAAGAGGTAAGTGGAGAAAAGAGAGGTTCAGAGAAATGGCTTTTGGGTCTTAAAGAAGCATCAATAATGGGTGATTTGTCAGAGTTGGtaaatctgagaaaagaagaggaagaagagaaattTAATAGCATGGTTTTGGTGGTGGTTCTTTGTTTAAGAAAGGTGGATTTTGGCTAATAAAAAGTGGTGAAATGACAAACAGAAAAGTTGTGGTTTTGGATAATTCATGATTTGTGTTTGTGGTCTGTGGAGGGGAAGTGAGCAAACATGTCTCCACTCGATCTCCACACACAAGTGTGTCAAATGTTGATGTTAAAGTGCTTTTGTTCCAGAGTTGTGAAATTTGTGGAAGGCCCAAATGAAGACGAAAATGCAGTTGTTCATGGGTTTCAGGATTTTCAAGGCCTACAAGCTACAGCCTATTACAATTCCCTACAAGCCTATCCGAACTCCAAAGTATATTTGCCCACCATATTTAATTGAGTTGAACATAAATCCCAAGTCAATAACGTTTTTACCTCAAAAAAagatacttttaaaaatttccttttaagctgatattttttacaaaaatatgcTCTTAGGTTTCTAACTCCAATTCACGTATTTTTTTCAATACTAACATTTCTATCTCAAATGCTTTTGTTAGTGGCACATGTATTGTTCTAGGAAAAGCctttttttgacattttttcatacttttttttacttatttatttttaaattttagaaattacttatttttcaTACTTTTTTCTAAACCtatattattaatgtaattatatttttttaattaactgaaATTTTTAGTTAACTAAAAGGTATCTTAATATCTTAAATCTCTAAAATTGTCATGGTGACATGTTTTAACTATTATTTGCCTTGGAATGCTTTctataacttatttattaaattaagattttcaacaaatatcatttcaaattaaaatattgtatttGAAGCAATGGTGAcacatatttttgaatttttaaaaaatatgatagcCTGTGACGTGACTAAtcatttcctttttatttgtgaattttattttttattacattttaatttatgaattattttacatCTATCACAAATTGTTTTgagattttcatatttttctaaaaataaaatatcttgaAGTAGTAAAtaccttaaaataaaaaattaatataacgatatatttttattacttttcttcttgaaatctttttcaattaattataaaataattatattattttataatttctctaccatcattgttttacttttttatctAATAGCATAAAAATCTATACAAATCACTTTTTAGTTACAGCATgactttgatttcttttttatctttaattattttttacatcaataaaaaaatataaaacaaccaCAATCAAGCATAAAACAAGGTAAATCTAAAtactaaaagataattttttaagaaaaaaattaatttctaata
The sequence above is drawn from the Ricinus communis isolate WT05 ecotype wild-type chromosome 7, ASM1957865v1, whole genome shotgun sequence genome and encodes:
- the LOC8260675 gene encoding membrane metalloprotease ARASP, chloroplastic, with the translated sequence MLLNFSSSSSFLRFTNSDKSPIIDASLRPKSHFSEPLFSPLTSSLPSSHLSLHFHSKKHVFGRYPLGKRLDFRSWAVSGFDFSNFESVLEAASVLTAIIIVHESGHFLAAYLQGIHVSKFAVGFGPILAKFNAKNVEYSVRAFPLGGFVGFPDNDPESDIPPDDKNLLKNRPILDRVIVISAGVIANIIFAYAIIFVQVLSVGLPVQEAFPGVLVPEVRAFSAASRDGLLPGDVILAINGIDLPKTGPSSVSEVVDVIKRNPKRNVLLTVGRGAQALEIGVTPDENFDGTGKIGVQLSPNVKITKLVAKNVLEAINFAGKEFAGLSSNVLDSLKQTFLNFSQSASKVSGPVAIIAVGAEVARSNIDGLYQFAAVLNINLAVINLLPLPALDGGSLALILIEAARGGRKLPLEIEQRIMSSGIMLVILLGLFLIVRDTLNLDFIRDML